One Saccharomyces eubayanus strain FM1318 chromosome VIII, whole genome shotgun sequence genomic window carries:
- the SER1 gene encoding O-phospho-L-serine:2-oxoglutarate transaminase, translating into MSLEREEPQHFGAGPAQMPTPVLQQAAKDLINFNDLGLGIGEISHRSKDATKVIEDSKKHLTELLDIPDTHEVFYMQGGGTTGFSSVATNLAAAYVGKHGEIAPAGYLVTGSWSQKSYEEAKRLHVPAEVIFNAKDYKNGKFGTIPDESLWRDKVTGKKFSYVYLCENETVHGVEWPNLPKCLVDDPNIEIVADLSSDILSRKIDVSQYGVIMAGAQKNIGLAGLTLYIIKKSILKNISGASEETLHELGVPITPIAFDYPTVVKNNSAYNTIPIFTLHVMDLVFQHILKKGGIDAQQAENEQKAKILYEVLDSNPSFYNVPVDPKCRSKMNVVFTLKKEGLDEKFLKEAAARKLTGLKGHRSVGGFRASIYNALSVQAVQNLVDFIKEFAERNA; encoded by the coding sequence ATGTCTTTAGAAAGAGAGGAACCACAACATTTCGGAGCAGGGCCAGCTCAGATGCCCACACCGGTTCTACAACAAGCTGCTAAGGACTTGATCAATTTTAATGATCTAGGTCTTGGTATCGGTGAAATTTCTCATCGTTCGAAAGATGCTACCAAAGTGATTGAAGATTCCAAAAAGCACTTGACCGAATTGTTAGATATTCCTGACACCCACGAAGTGTTCTACATGCAAGGTGGTGGTACTACTGGGTTCTCATCTGTAGCTACCAACTTGGCTGCTGCATATGTGGGAAAACACGGAGAAATTGCACCTGCTGGTTACTTAGTTACTGGTAGTTGGTCCCAGAAATCGTACGAAGAAGCAAAGAGATTGCATGTTCCAGCCGAAGTCATCTTTAATGCTAAAGACTACAAAAATGGAAAGTTTGGCACAATTCCAGATGAATCTCTTTGGAGAGATAAGGTCACTGGTAAGAAGTTTTCATATGTATACTTGTGTGAGAATGAAACTGTCCATGGTGTGGAATGGCcaaatttaccaaaatgTCTGGTAGATGACCCAAATATTGAAATCGTTGCTGATTTATCCAGTGATATTTTGTCTCGTAAGATAGATGTATCCCAATATGGTGTTATTATGGCAGGTGCCCAGAAAAACATTGGTTTAGCGGGCTTAACTCTATACATCATCAAGAAATCTATTcttaaaaatatttctgGCGCTTCCGAAGAAACCTTACATGAACTTGGAGTACCAATCACACCAATTGCATTCGACTATCCAACAGTGGTAAAGAATAACTCCGCTTATAACACAATTCCAATTTTCACATTGCATGTTATGGATCTCGTTTTCCAAcatattttaaagaaagGTGGTATTGATGCTCAACAAGCTGAAAATGAGCAAAAGGCCAAGATATTGTACGAAGTTTTAGATTCAAACCCAAGCTTTTACAATGTACCAGTGGATCCAAAATGTAGATCCAAAATGAATGTTGTTTTCACTCTAAAGAAGGAGGGCCTTGATGAAAAGTTCTTGAAGGAAGCAGCAGCTCGGAAATTGACAGGTTTGAAAGGTCATCGTTCGGTTGGTGGGTTTAGAGCTTCCATCTATAACGCCTTATCAGTACAAGCCGTGCAAAACTTGGTAGATTTCATCAAGGAATTTGCCGAAAGGAACGCTTGA
- the GSP2 gene encoding Ran GTPase GSP2 has protein sequence MSAPVQSNGEVPTFKLVLVGDGGTGKTTFVKRHLTGEFEKKYIATIGVEVHPLSFYTNFGEIKFDVWDTAGQEKFGGLRDGYYINAQCAIIMFDVTSRITYKNVPNWHRDLVRVCENIPIVLCGNKVDVKERKVKAKTITFHRKKNLQYYDISAKSNYNFEKPFLWLARKLAGNPQLEFVASPALAPPEVQVDEQLMHQYQQEMDQATALPLPDEDDADL, from the coding sequence ATGTCTGCACCTGTTCAAAGTAATGGCGAAGTCCCCACTTTCAAGCTAGTGCTTGTTGGTGATGGTGGTACCGGTAAGACCACTTTTGTGAAGAGACATTTGACTGGTGAATTCGAAAAGAAATACATCGCCACTATCGGTGTTGAGGTCCATCCTTTATCCTTTTACACTAATTTCGGTGAGATCAAATTCGACGTCTGGGATACCGCAGGCCAGGAGAAGTTCGGTGGATTAAGGGATGGCTATTACATCAACGCTCAATGTGCCATTATCATGTTCGATGTGACTTCTAGAATTACCTACAAGAATGTTCCCAACTGGCATAGAGACTTGGTCCGTGTGTGCGAAAATATCCCGATAGTGTTATGTGGTAACAAAGTCGAtgttaaagaaagaaaggtCAAGGCCAAGACCATAACTTTCCacagaaaaaagaacttgCAATACTACGATATTTCTGCAAAATCCAACTACAATTTTGAGAAACCGTTCTTATGGCTGGCTAGAAAACTGGCTGGTAACCCACAATTGGAGTTTGTTGCCTCGCCTGCTTTGGCTCCACCGGAAGTCCAAGTCGACGAGCAATTGATGCACCAATACCAGCAAGAAATGGACCAAGCCACTGCCTTGCCATTGCCTGATGAAGACGACGCTGATTTATAA